A portion of the Acidobacteriota bacterium genome contains these proteins:
- a CDS encoding outer membrane lipoprotein carrier protein LolA, which yields MTMVLSRAHRALLSGAAALALLAAVAPPVLAARRAPSSRPEDPRLTAVLQRLDRAQGRLEAFTADLVETRTLSLLSESQTLEGRLTFQKPGRIRWEYRSPERKIYLLDGGQLTGWLPDQRRLEKVDLRRHEKRLRRLVGMGQDAAALRKEFKVTLLDGGEGDHPAHLELVPRSRRVRRHVARIELWLAPGTGLPDRFLYETADGDQVLVRLENMRINPELPAGAFRIDVPEGVEIVTGKTSFGVVAR from the coding sequence ATGACCATGGTCCTTTCTCGAGCCCACCGGGCGCTTCTGTCCGGCGCCGCGGCGCTGGCCCTGCTGGCGGCGGTGGCGCCGCCGGTCCTGGCCGCCCGTCGGGCCCCTTCGTCCCGGCCCGAAGATCCCCGGCTGACGGCGGTCCTGCAGCGGCTCGACCGGGCCCAGGGGCGGCTCGAGGCCTTCACCGCCGACCTGGTGGAGACCCGCACGCTTTCGCTGCTCTCGGAGTCCCAGACTCTCGAGGGGCGGTTGACCTTCCAGAAGCCGGGGCGGATCCGCTGGGAGTACCGCTCTCCCGAGAGGAAGATCTATCTCCTCGACGGCGGGCAGCTCACCGGCTGGCTGCCCGACCAGCGGCGTCTCGAGAAGGTGGACCTCCGGCGCCACGAAAAGCGCCTGCGGCGCCTGGTGGGCATGGGGCAGGATGCCGCCGCCCTGCGCAAGGAGTTCAAGGTCACGCTCCTCGATGGTGGCGAGGGCGATCATCCGGCACACCTCGAGCTGGTGCCCCGCTCGCGCCGGGTGCGGCGCCACGTGGCCCGCATCGAGCTGTGGCTGGCCCCCGGAACCGGCTTGCCCGACCGCTTCCTCTACGAGACGGCAGACGGCGACCAGGTGCTCGTGCGCCTCGAAAACATGAGGATCAACCCGGAGTTGCCAGCCGGCGCCTTCCGCATCGATGTCCCCGAAGGGGTGGAGATCGTCACCGGCAAGACCTCCTTCGGGGTCGTCGCCCGCTGA
- the groES gene encoding co-chaperone GroES: protein MKKIRPLHDRVIVQRIDQKETTKGGIIIPDSAKEKPQEGKVIAVGSGKRDDQGKVHALEVKAKDRVLFGKYSGTEVKIEGEEYVILREDEILGIID from the coding sequence ATGAAGAAGATCAGGCCGCTCCATGATCGCGTCATCGTCCAGAGGATCGATCAGAAGGAGACCACCAAGGGTGGAATCATCATCCCCGATTCCGCCAAGGAAAAGCCCCAGGAGGGCAAGGTCATCGCCGTGGGCTCCGGCAAGCGGGATGACCAGGGCAAGGTCCACGCCCTCGAGGTGAAGGCCAAGGACCGGGTGCTCTTCGGCAAGTACTCCGGCACCGAGGTCAAGATCGAGGGTGAGGAGTACGTCATCCTCCGCGAGGACGAGATTCTCGGCATCATCGACTGA
- a CDS encoding AAA family ATPase yields MGKPLSPIVPLDSVALARELARVGREIGRGPVSKREIEHLVSVLFRCSAWLDDVYTTERLAAILAEDSGRLFEVLARQWFAASLAEDLRDPLRRLRQLPEGVRQVADQALFDLSFSSRRSVYGIGLTDLGPRAYRLAAELLRRLADDARQHPGTDAAAGPPLESMEQDAEFFQGCAARFGLYAKMLRALASPDVDLGPLPAAPDPARALPALPGPEELTPPPTAGFDDPLLALGYQATAETGPEEVARTLTSLERLLLFASLDLDRVREDLRAVVVDQDEAIATLCDDLALMAVGTQRVNKPMGYFLVGPTGVGKNYLVETLVGVFQRQWEVEVPLLTIEGPNYTYPSDINELRGATRGFIRSDEPGLLTEFHKRAVAAPLSVILVDEVEKAHPQLRRFFLSILDRGTVTDAQGQELAFDGVLIFFTSNIGYRERSPLTAPIGFGGSEEAENAYNAELSQSLRRALSPEFLNRVRLVRFRHLPRSSAERIARLEFERIARRYAALHDLELELTPAGLELLVDRGYSHEYGARRLAAVIQRSCNIEVGKMIRRDEQQLSRPDPSELLERVRRAREEEDLAGLEQLGREVLEATRARVAYRKIVVDAEDGDFVYRRES; encoded by the coding sequence ATGGGCAAGCCCCTGTCACCGATCGTTCCACTCGACAGCGTCGCCCTCGCGCGAGAACTGGCCCGGGTCGGCCGGGAGATCGGCCGCGGACCGGTGAGCAAGCGGGAGATCGAACATCTCGTTTCGGTTCTGTTTCGCTGCTCGGCCTGGCTGGACGACGTCTATACCACCGAACGTCTGGCTGCGATCCTGGCGGAGGATTCGGGCCGGCTCTTCGAGGTCCTGGCCCGCCAGTGGTTTGCGGCCTCCCTGGCCGAGGACCTGCGGGATCCCCTCCGGCGGTTACGCCAGCTGCCCGAGGGCGTTCGCCAGGTCGCCGACCAGGCTCTCTTCGACCTTTCTTTCTCGTCCCGTCGCAGTGTCTACGGCATCGGCCTGACAGACCTCGGACCCCGGGCCTACCGCCTGGCGGCGGAACTGCTCCGGCGCCTGGCCGACGATGCCCGCCAGCACCCGGGTACCGACGCGGCGGCGGGACCGCCTCTCGAAAGCATGGAGCAGGACGCGGAGTTCTTCCAGGGCTGCGCGGCTCGTTTCGGGCTCTACGCCAAGATGCTCCGCGCCCTGGCCAGCCCGGACGTGGATCTGGGCCCGTTGCCGGCGGCTCCCGATCCCGCCCGCGCCCTGCCGGCGCTTCCCGGGCCGGAGGAACTGACGCCGCCCCCCACGGCGGGTTTCGACGATCCGCTGCTCGCCCTCGGCTACCAGGCCACTGCGGAAACCGGGCCCGAGGAGGTGGCCCGCACCCTGACCTCCCTCGAGCGGCTGCTGCTCTTCGCCAGCCTCGACCTGGACCGGGTCCGGGAGGATCTGCGGGCGGTGGTGGTCGACCAGGACGAGGCCATCGCCACCCTCTGCGACGACCTGGCCCTGATGGCGGTGGGAACCCAGCGGGTGAACAAGCCCATGGGCTACTTCCTCGTCGGCCCCACCGGCGTGGGCAAGAACTACCTGGTGGAGACCCTGGTGGGGGTCTTCCAGCGCCAGTGGGAAGTGGAAGTTCCCCTGCTGACCATCGAGGGGCCCAACTACACCTATCCTTCCGACATCAACGAGCTGCGGGGCGCGACCCGGGGCTTCATCCGTTCGGACGAGCCGGGCCTGCTCACCGAGTTCCACAAGCGGGCGGTCGCCGCGCCCTTGTCGGTGATCCTGGTCGACGAGGTGGAGAAGGCCCATCCCCAGCTCCGGCGCTTCTTCCTTTCGATCCTCGATCGGGGGACGGTGACCGATGCCCAGGGCCAGGAGTTGGCTTTCGACGGGGTGCTGATCTTCTTCACCTCCAACATCGGCTACCGCGAGCGCAGTCCCCTGACGGCGCCCATCGGCTTCGGTGGCAGCGAAGAAGCGGAGAACGCCTACAACGCGGAGCTGAGCCAGTCCCTGCGGCGGGCCCTCTCGCCGGAGTTTCTCAACCGGGTGCGCTTGGTGCGCTTCCGGCACCTGCCCCGCTCGTCGGCCGAGCGCATCGCTCGCCTGGAGTTCGAGCGCATCGCTCGCCGCTACGCCGCGCTGCACGACCTGGAGCTGGAACTGACGCCGGCGGGCCTCGAGTTGCTGGTGGATCGCGGCTATTCCCACGAGTACGGTGCCCGGCGCCTGGCGGCGGTGATCCAGCGAAGCTGCAACATCGAGGTGGGGAAGATGATCCGCCGGGATGAGCAGCAGCTCTCCCGGCCGGATCCCTCGGAACTGCTCGAGCGGGTGCGCCGGGCGCGGGAAGAAGAAGACCTGGCCGGCCTCGAGCAGCTGGGGCGTGAAGTTCTCGAGGCGACCCGGGCCCGGGTGGCCTACCGCAAAATCGTCGTCGACGCCGAGGACGGAGACTTCGTCTACCGGAGGGAGTCGTGA
- a CDS encoding acyl-CoA dehydrogenase family protein: MTESVRPLTDLTEEQQMLVSEVRRFCEEKVQPKVAEMDREAHCAPEILEQMFEMGLMGIDIPEAYGGSGMSFFDAILVIMELAKVDPSISVICDVQNTLVNNAIQRWGNEEQRKTWLSKLAENTVGCYCLSEAESGSDAFALRARAVQDGDGWKLTGNKLFITNGKEAGVFLVFANVDPEKGYKGITCFILDKDMPGLKIGAKEDKLGIRASSTVEVILDGVQAGPERILGEVGKGYKVAIETLNEGRIGIGAQMVGLAEGALAHARAWCLERKQFGREIARFQAVQFALARMDAEIEAAKLAVFNAARRKEAGEPFVREAAIAKWFSAEVADRCSSMAVELFGGYGFSRDYPVEKLFRDAKIGKIYEGTHFMQLQTIAKLLLAD; the protein is encoded by the coding sequence ATGACCGAGAGCGTTCGTCCCCTCACCGACTTGACCGAAGAGCAGCAGATGCTGGTCAGCGAAGTCCGCCGCTTCTGCGAGGAGAAGGTCCAGCCGAAGGTGGCCGAGATGGACCGGGAAGCCCACTGCGCCCCGGAGATTCTCGAGCAAATGTTCGAGATGGGCCTGATGGGCATCGATATTCCCGAAGCCTACGGCGGCTCGGGGATGAGCTTTTTCGATGCGATCCTGGTGATCATGGAGCTGGCCAAGGTCGATCCGTCCATTTCCGTGATCTGCGACGTGCAGAACACCCTGGTCAACAACGCCATCCAGCGCTGGGGCAACGAGGAGCAGCGCAAGACCTGGCTATCCAAGCTCGCCGAGAACACCGTGGGCTGCTATTGCCTGTCCGAGGCCGAATCGGGCTCCGACGCCTTCGCTCTGCGGGCCCGTGCCGTGCAGGACGGCGACGGCTGGAAGCTGACCGGCAACAAGCTCTTCATCACCAACGGCAAGGAAGCCGGCGTGTTCCTGGTCTTCGCCAACGTCGATCCGGAAAAAGGCTACAAGGGCATCACGTGCTTCATCCTGGACAAGGACATGCCCGGACTCAAGATCGGCGCCAAGGAGGACAAGCTGGGGATTCGGGCTTCGAGCACCGTGGAAGTGATCCTCGACGGCGTGCAGGCGGGCCCGGAGCGGATCCTCGGCGAGGTGGGCAAGGGCTACAAGGTGGCCATCGAGACTCTCAACGAGGGCCGCATCGGCATCGGCGCCCAGATGGTCGGCCTGGCCGAAGGCGCCCTGGCCCACGCCCGTGCCTGGTGCCTGGAGCGCAAACAGTTCGGCCGGGAGATCGCCAGGTTCCAGGCCGTACAGTTCGCCCTGGCGCGGATGGACGCCGAAATCGAAGCCGCCAAGCTGGCCGTGTTCAACGCCGCACGACGCAAGGAGGCCGGTGAGCCCTTCGTGCGCGAGGCGGCGATCGCCAAGTGGTTCTCGGCCGAGGTCGCCGATCGCTGTTCGTCGATGGCCGTGGAGCTCTTCGGGGGCTATGGCTTCAGCCGTGACTACCCGGTCGAAAAGCTCTTCCGCGACGCGAAGATCGGCAAGATCTACGAAGGCACCCACTTCATGCAGCTCCAGACCATCGCCAAGCTGCTGCTCGCCGACTGA
- the groL gene encoding chaperonin GroEL (60 kDa chaperone family; promotes refolding of misfolded polypeptides especially under stressful conditions; forms two stacked rings of heptamers to form a barrel-shaped 14mer; ends can be capped by GroES; misfolded proteins enter the barrel where they are refolded when GroES binds) has translation MAAKKVTYAEDCRQALLRGVNNLANAVRTTLGPRGRNVVIEKKFGSPLSTKDGVTVAKELEFEDPWENLGCQMVREVASKTSDVAGDGTTTATVLAQAIFREGVKAVTAGANPMDIKRGIELATEKTVEALHEMSREVAGDKEVAQVGAISANNDETIGKMIAEAMKKVGKDGVITVEEAKSLETQLDVVEGMQFDRGYLSPYFVTDPDRMECVLENPYILIHEKKISSMKDLLPVLEQVARSSRPLLLIAEDIEGEALATLVVNKLRGTLQVCAVKAPGFGDRRKAMLEDIATLTGGKSLTEDLGIKLENVQIGDLGEAKKIVIDKDNTTIVEGKGSAAAIEGRVKQIRTQIEETTSDYDREKLQERLAKLVGGVAVIKVGAATEAELKEKKARVEDAMHATKAAVEEGIVAGGGTALLRCQKVLDGMKIKKKDEDLQIGVNIVRRALEEPLRQIANNAGYEGSVVVNDVRNFEENDKGFDARHLEYTNMIDQGIMDPTKVVRTALQNAASIAGLMLTTEAIITEVPEKEDKAAGGAAPGMGGGMDF, from the coding sequence ATGGCAGCAAAGAAGGTCACCTACGCCGAGGATTGCCGGCAGGCCCTCCTCCGCGGCGTGAACAACCTGGCCAACGCCGTCCGCACCACCCTCGGCCCCCGCGGCCGCAATGTCGTGATCGAAAAGAAGTTCGGTTCGCCCCTGTCGACCAAGGACGGCGTGACCGTGGCCAAGGAACTCGAGTTCGAGGATCCGTGGGAGAACCTCGGTTGCCAGATGGTGCGCGAGGTCGCCTCCAAGACCTCCGACGTGGCCGGTGACGGCACCACCACCGCCACCGTTCTGGCCCAGGCGATCTTCCGCGAGGGCGTCAAGGCGGTCACCGCCGGCGCCAACCCGATGGACATCAAGCGCGGTATCGAACTGGCCACGGAGAAGACCGTCGAGGCCCTGCACGAGATGAGCCGTGAAGTGGCCGGCGACAAGGAAGTCGCCCAGGTCGGCGCTATTTCGGCCAACAACGACGAGACCATCGGCAAGATGATCGCCGAGGCGATGAAGAAGGTCGGCAAGGACGGCGTGATCACCGTCGAGGAAGCCAAGTCCCTCGAGACCCAGCTGGACGTGGTCGAGGGTATGCAGTTCGACCGCGGCTACCTCTCCCCCTACTTCGTCACCGATCCGGACCGCATGGAATGCGTGCTGGAAAACCCCTACATCCTGATCCACGAGAAGAAGATCTCCTCGATGAAGGATCTGCTGCCCGTGCTCGAGCAGGTCGCCCGCTCCTCGCGCCCGCTGCTGCTGATCGCCGAGGACATCGAGGGCGAGGCCCTGGCCACGCTGGTGGTCAACAAGCTGCGCGGCACCCTGCAGGTCTGCGCCGTCAAGGCTCCGGGCTTCGGCGACCGCCGCAAGGCCATGCTCGAGGACATCGCCACCCTCACGGGCGGCAAGTCCCTGACCGAAGACCTGGGCATCAAGCTCGAGAACGTGCAGATCGGTGACCTGGGCGAGGCGAAGAAGATCGTCATCGACAAGGACAACACCACCATCGTCGAGGGCAAGGGTTCGGCCGCCGCGATCGAGGGCCGGGTCAAGCAGATCCGCACCCAGATCGAGGAGACCACTTCCGACTACGATCGCGAGAAGCTGCAGGAGCGGCTGGCCAAGCTGGTCGGCGGTGTCGCGGTGATCAAGGTCGGCGCGGCCACCGAGGCCGAGCTGAAGGAGAAGAAGGCCCGGGTCGAGGACGCCATGCACGCCACCAAGGCTGCCGTGGAAGAGGGTATCGTCGCCGGTGGCGGCACCGCCCTGCTGCGCTGCCAGAAGGTTCTCGACGGCATGAAGATCAAGAAGAAGGACGAGGACCTGCAGATCGGCGTCAACATCGTCCGTCGCGCCCTCGAAGAGCCCCTGCGCCAGATCGCCAACAACGCCGGTTACGAAGGCTCCGTGGTGGTCAACGACGTGCGCAACTTCGAGGAGAACGACAAGGGCTTCGATGCGCGTCACCTGGAATACACCAACATGATCGATCAGGGCATCATGGATCCGACCAAGGTGGTCCGCACCGCCCTGCAGAACGCCGCCAGCATCGCCGGGCTGATGCTCACCACCGAGGCGATCATCACCGAGGTGCCGGAGAAGGAAGACAAGGCCGCCGGCGGCGCGGCCCCCGGAATGGGCGGCGGCATGGACTTCTGA
- a CDS encoding TraB/GumN family protein, with protein sequence MKIQVLLLAVLLAAAPYLVPAFSAAEQMPARPLLWSEQGAGRLWLYGTIHLPLAAEQALPPAARRAIEAADVVLTEIPLDPVTRMKAHEASLLPEGQSLADVLPAALVARLEAEMEARGLSFAAFSRLRPWAMAGQLALLDQDFAAGALPVDLQIWALAGRRGKTAAGLETLGEQIAAFEALGPGGQAWLLEQALDELERARTEGSRASEPIVAAWRSGKLEALEQVLEEQAPAGEARARAFREELIDKRNHRMAERILARLRAEPDRRIFVAVGALHLAGREGLLARLGRRGLQLVQAPAPVHTTVSEEAIR encoded by the coding sequence ATGAAGATTCAAGTCCTCTTGCTCGCAGTGCTGCTGGCGGCAGCCCCTTACCTTGTCCCCGCTTTCAGCGCCGCAGAGCAGATGCCGGCGCGGCCGCTGCTGTGGTCGGAGCAGGGTGCGGGGCGGCTGTGGCTCTACGGCACGATCCATCTGCCTCTGGCGGCGGAACAGGCGCTGCCTCCCGCAGCACGGCGGGCCATCGAGGCGGCAGACGTGGTACTGACCGAGATTCCCCTCGATCCGGTGACCCGGATGAAGGCCCACGAGGCGAGCCTGCTGCCCGAGGGCCAGTCCCTGGCCGACGTGCTGCCCGCGGCGCTGGTGGCCCGTCTCGAAGCCGAGATGGAAGCACGCGGCCTGAGCTTTGCGGCCTTCTCTCGCCTGCGCCCGTGGGCCATGGCGGGCCAGCTCGCCCTGCTCGACCAGGACTTCGCCGCCGGAGCGCTGCCGGTGGACTTGCAGATCTGGGCCCTGGCCGGGCGCCGGGGCAAGACGGCCGCGGGTCTCGAGACCCTGGGCGAGCAGATCGCCGCCTTCGAGGCCCTGGGCCCGGGGGGCCAGGCCTGGCTGCTCGAGCAGGCGCTGGACGAATTGGAGCGGGCCCGCACCGAGGGCAGCCGCGCCTCCGAGCCGATCGTCGCTGCTTGGCGCAGCGGCAAACTCGAAGCCCTCGAGCAGGTGCTCGAAGAGCAAGCCCCGGCGGGCGAGGCCCGGGCCCGGGCTTTCCGCGAGGAACTGATCGACAAGCGCAACCACCGGATGGCCGAACGCATCCTCGCCCGCCTGCGCGCCGAACCCGATCGGCGGATCTTCGTTGCCGTCGGCGCGCTGCACCTGGCCGGCCGCGAGGGCCTGCTCGCGCGGCTCGGCCGCCGGGGTCTGCAACTGGTGCAGGCCCCGGCCCCAGTCCACACCACCGTTTCCGAGGAAGCCATACGATGA